The genomic DNA AAAGCTACCAAGGTCTCACTGCCCTGTGACATTTGAACCCATAGATGCCAAGGAGAACTGTTAAGGACTTTAtccttttaatattattttccaaATGGAAGAAGcatgtttcattttttgcaAACAATGTCAACAGACATCCCTTCCATTTAAAGTTTGAAACCTTGAAAGAAACCTATCCTTTTTAGATTGTGTTTTTCTATTGAAAACATTTTACCAATGTGCTTTACAGTTTGTACTTGAAGATATCTGTGTCCTAAacatgtgtttgtatattttaaatgGAACATTGTTTTCCCTCAGAATGTTGTTAATGTCTGCTCTTCTAAATAAAAGGCAGTTTTATTGACATTATTGTGTTGATTGTTTGACTGACTAATCAATCAAATTAAGGGACACTACATGGCGGCAGCTATTGTGTAAACCAGGCCTACTCAACTAGTGGCCCGTTGGATTTCACCTGCAGCCTGCCCTCATGGTGCTTTCAAATCTGGATGCCATTACTACACtatcaataaatcaataaaatagTCAGGATACTGTTTCACTGCTCTTTTAAAAAGTATGAGCTATGACAGAAGTTGGGTGTGAATGtgatataaatacaaataatctatatggaccTGCACTATAAGGACCTGTTTggaattgttttgagagcctttTGATGCATGATGAATAAAATGTCTGCTATTTATTCTGAGATGAATATAGTGTTTGGGAATATCTTTTATTGAACGTAttaaatgtagctggatactcatgtcCCTGACATGATAACGCATGTCTCTTATAGTCACAATAGGAATCaatttagcaacaccgtattttgggTGGCCCGCAAAGACCTAGGGGTTTTCTATCTGACCCACTTGATAATGAAGTTGAGCAgccctggggggtattccaagtatgtggtttagtgaccaACCTAGGTAaattaactcagagtaagtgataaacctcctacaacattAGGAGGTTgacccagggatggattactgcacgggtctaccgggcccaggcccaggggccctgaagcccaagcctttgcatggaatcattgcctcaatatcaacaaatcaggatgtaggctatgaatctgattgaatttagtattggccatccccaaaatgtaccagaatacaggaaatcacatcaaacaaattaaaaaattctgggggaggacccccaaaccccccctcccacatatacgacaattagtggggggccctaatacatctgggcccaggggcccgaaagttcataatccgcccatgggtTGAccccttactctgagttaacctTAAATGTACCTAAATTGGATTAAATTGCAAATTTTCTCAAAATTACAGTAGGAGGTTTAGAAGAATGAGGAAGCACTTTGAAAAACAAATCtgattttagatagatagatagatactttattgatccccaggggaaattcaagatagtagcatacagacatcacacacacacacattcactaacagcagaaaaaaagtaattaaaagtatataatataaaaaacacaactaagcaataaggacagaagaagataaagaatatactaaatatactaaatatactactTAGattaacacttaatctaaatcaattctaaaaacagtatccacatagttggtgattaatcaagaggcgcttgcaatgactgaggcagtgactgagcctgtgattctctgtgcatagtaaggtaaggtgctctgtgtgagtgagtgtcatggtgatggtgcaaatgagtccaacagtgcaacagcgcaagaataaagtctagagaccagcataaaataaatatggacatatcagCGAGTAGGtaaggtaataataataaaaaaactatagaaaaacatctatctatatatatatatatatatatatatatataaatatatatatatatataactataattcagctgtggcatggaggggcatggagggagggttatgcatatgtgctaatatagcataaacagtgaggcagaaagacagtggtaaaaagtggctagtggacagacagtatccaaacatggagggggtaagaggcagacagactatgcggagaagtctatctctcctcttcccttaagtgaagcattgaacagttcaatggccctggagacaaatgacttcctcagtctgtctgttgtgcaaggcagtgagcgaagtctccagctgatcaggccagagacaaagccttcagagctggagatgtagctggcctaagaacagcgagggctaacctgtcccagggcatcaggaaggcaaaaaggattacacagacaaaataacaacacacttcaaagacagcagagatgcacagagcctatggcagggcatacaggccatcactgactacaagcctgcccacggagctgtgagaacaacacctctctgctaaatgacctgaacagtttttagcccgttttgaagcacaaaatgacactcacccacagaaaaccccacctcccccccgaccaacccctgtacctgtcctctgccagcgtgaaggggacactagccaccattaacccatataaagcagcaggcccagacaacataccaggaccgagtgttgaaggactgtgcagaagagctgaaggatgtttttacagacattttcaacacctctctggagcaagcagtcatcccatcacttttcaaaactgccaccatcatacccgtgccaaagaaatcatcaccatcatgcttcaatgactaccgtcctgtagcactccagcccataatcatgaagtgcttgagcggctagtcatgtcacacatcaaagccatcctacccccaccctggaccccttccagtttgcataccgagccaaacgatccacggaggatgcaatctgctctgccctccatccagccctcacccacttagacaataaagactcatatgtgagaatgctgttcatagacttcagttcagcattcaataccataataccacaacaactcatcagcaaactggacaagctaggattcagtacctccctctgcaactggctgctggacttcctgttgcagagaccacaagcagtgcGTGTCATGGGGACAACacttcaagcactctgaccctgagcacgggggcccctcaagggtgtgtgctcagccccctgctcttcacactgctaacacatgactgtacaaccactcacagctccaaccatctggtgaagttttgCGGATGACAcaaacactggtgggcctcatcactaaggcgATGGGGGCtaactacagagaagaagtagacctgctggctaaatggtgcaaagacaacaacctcctgctaaatgtcagcaagaccaaggagattgttgtcaactttcagagaggccacaaacaactgccaccactgtccatcgaatggagatgctgtggagagagtgagcagcacaaaatttctgggggtacacatcagcgacgacctctcctggaccaccaacacagcatcactggcgaagaaagcccagcagcctctacttcttgcgccaaattgaagaaggcaagtgccacgactcctgtcatgactacattctacagagggaccattgagagcatcgtctccagcagcatcacagtgtggggaagctgcacagatcagaacaggaagaccctccagcactgttaacacagctaagaggatcattggagcaccactccccccctgcaggacatttacaccacccgcctcacccgcaaaagcactaatgattgtcaaggatacaacccaccctgcacacaaactgttcagcctcctgccctctggaaagcggtacaggagcctccggctccccgcaccaccagactggcaagtagcttcatccaccaagcaatcaggatgctgaacactctacccactctcccatcactgacagcccccaccagcctgccaggaacctaggaaactaggatcctgtctaccctaaccccctcccccaacaccgccctgtggaactgcactgtgactgcgcagccctaacgtgttgctgcttcacatcaagcctgatatacttgaaattactgcatactgcatatcaatgtaaatatacaggtcacacaagcacaagtttaaacttcatgtaactgttaagactatataaatatacaacacaactacctctcttttttttttttttatatatatgtcctatatttctattttgatacatacatgttctatatttcagtcttgcactttaatttaatgtttattgtctatggctatgtctatagtatgtctatgtctgtatttaaagcatgtctatgtctgcatgggaaagtaagaaacgaaatttcaattctttgtatgaccagtgcatgtaaagaaattgacaataaaagccgacttgacttgacttctgctttacaatagtgctgtggagtggatgacactcattgtccaagatgttgatcagtttgttcagggtccttttgtcagatattgaagtgatgcactccagttcagctcccactacagagccagctttccttaccagcctgtcaagttaagcccgcatccttcttctttgtgcttcctccccagcataccactgcatagaagaggacgctggcaacaacagactggtagaacatcctgaggagcttgctgcacacattgaaggaccgcagcctcctcaggaagtacagcatgctctgccctttcttgtagagcaggggtctccaacctttttggagatgagggctacctgaagaccaaaatcatatggagggctactcaacagaaacaaacagaccctcaccccttttttgcgagggtagtcctcctaaataataggcctatgtgatttttacttttaaattatcaatattgtgtaggcctataagtatatattaagcaactgtattttcatctgattcttcaatacattaatatcaatatgcaacactaccaacatttttgttcagtttgttcatttcaaagtttgcatggggaatctaatctaaaaaaaatgtaacacaaaaaaaaaaaaaaaatttttgtgCAATTCATAATTTGGGTTACAATTTGTACCCAttatacccacccaccattatgaatttcagacacaaaatgaccaacaaccccccctccctctatctctctgaaGGGCccaagtgagtaggcctatttagcATAGCCTACCGTACGTCTAAGGCATAAGAGCTACTCGGGATGTGATTTTCCTTAGGGTTGAAATTTATTTGATCAAATTTTAATTCAgtttattttaactatttattttgttatgtttgtatatatatatatataaaggcaTAGTAGGCTATGACCATGACTTCATGTATTTCCCATTCCCGCCCACAGAAAAGTAGGCCTTTTGGACTACAAGACCCAGACGCTGATGTTGTAGCCCCACAGGAAGTGATTGGAGCCCTTCCTATGTCTTAGGCGAATCGCCGCCATGAGGCCCTTTTCCGTCGTAAGGGAGTGCGGAGTGGAATCGTGTACACAAGTGAGTAAGAAAAAGATCGAAAATCGCCCTTTTTATGCACCTGAATAGGTGGTCTTTTGAGGATTTCTTGTTGTTAGAATGCTTGTACACCTCTTTTATGGTAAAGAAAGGTCGATTTACCTCATTTTGCTTGTTAAAACGTTTCATAAAGCAATTCCGAAATCACTTGTTCTCCATGTGTGACTGCCGTTCTACATGGACGTCTCTTAGCGGGCTGGCTATTTGTTAGCGTTATTGACATGAGGTTGATAGTGTAGCCATTGTATACCAATTGAGCAGTaagtaataatgtaaatgattaACTGCAACAGTTATGGAAAGTTGTAGTTTTTGTGGAATGGAAAGGCAAAACAGAATTGATTGCCAACTTTGCCAGTTTTATTGAGAAGACACGAAGCTAGAATAGCATTAGTTGCTAGCTTGTAGAGGACTGCAGTATAGTCGCGCAGTTTTGCTAGATCAACATGCGCTCCAATTTCATGAATATTTGTGATAATATAGCATGTCCGAGCACCGAAGTAATTTATTCCAAACTTACGGAGATGGATGATTTACGTaatggcctgaagtaattaaagtCTAGCGGGTAATGTTAAAGTAATGTTACGATTTTAAGTTGGCGTTGACTACAAACTAAACGCATGTATTTGTATTGTtggcttcactgaaaatgaggactaccCTCAATGAACTTCCGAGAATAAAGGATGAATGATACATTTACTGAAAGTCATTCCTGTGAATTCACCTACTACCTTGTTGCATTATGTAGGATGACAGACTGGGAGACTGCCCCCGCTGTTGCCGAAACCCCGGAGATCAAGCTTTTCGGGAAATGGAGCACAGATGATGTTCAGATTAATGACATCTCTCTGCAGGTAAAATTTAATttgttatttattataatttattatacACCCACAACCAATAGCCCAACCAATAGCCCAATGTCTGGGAGCGAGACTAGAGTCACATCCTTACACACTCATTGTCTTGGTGTGCTATAGTTCTCGCAGAGAAATTTTCTTTGCTAATTCATTGGCTGCTGCGTTTCATTGGCCCAGCCAATCACCCGCTCAGAAACATCAATAATAGCTGTAGATGTTGTACGCACCAACCTTAAATGTACGTTATGTGCATGTTAATACTAGTTACAGGTAGACCACTCTAGCTTATCTGTTTTCTTGACGTGCCTTGCAGGACTACATTGCCGTAAAGGAGAAGTACGCCAAGTACCTCCCCCACTCCGGAGGGCGCTATGCTGCCAAGCGTTTCCGCAAGGCCCAGTGTCCCATCGTGGAGCGTCTGACCAACTCCATGATGATGCACGGTCGCAACAACGGCAAGAAGCTGATGACCGTCCGCATCGTGAAGCACGCCTTCGAAATCATTCATCTCCTGACCGGCGAGGTACGGTTTCTATCTAAGTGGTCAATCATAGAGTTCTAACTGTATAAGATGATTAGGATTGTCCAGGTCAAAGAAGTTGGACACCTATGGCCAGTTCAGATGTGAACAGCAACAGAACCAATCATTTACACTTAACAGATTAGAcattcatatttttattttaaatgtacaCTTTTTAAACCAAGCATTGTGTTAGTACAGATGGGTCTTCCAATACTGATGCATAATTTGATATATTTATCTAATTTGTTTAATTTGCATGCCTTAATTTGCATGCCTTTCCACCTGCTCTTGTAACACCTGGCACTACTAGTCTTTACACTCGGTGCACAGTACATTCTATTTACCAGATGTCTTGTTCCTGTACTCTTCTGTTTAAGCGAGACTAGAGTCACGTCCTTACATTCCACTATTGTCTGGATGTGCTAGAGTCCTCGCAGAGTAAAACTCTTTGCATATTCATTGGCTGCTGCTTAACTGTTGCGCAGCCAATCACCAGCTCAGAAACACCAACCCCCCTACCCCAATTAGCCCCTTTCACAATTTCTGGATTTCCAGCTTCATTGAACTGAGGTTATTGATCTCTTGATAGGCTAAAGCATCTTCCTGACCTTCCTGTAGACTGTGCTGTAGAAAAGTGACATTATACTACTGTTTACATCTTTGAACCTAAACCTCTGCAAACTCagaagtttaaaaaaaagtgttgcaTGTTGAATTAATCAGTTTGTTTATAGCGGACAACCGGCAAATGGGTCACCATTACTTGTAGTCTTTAATGCGACTCGTCCTTTCTCTTGTACAGAACCCTCTTCAGGTTCTGGTGAACGCCATCATCAATAGTGGACCTCGTGAGGACTCCACTCGTATCGGCCGTGCTGGTACCGTCAGGAGACAGGCCGTAGATGTGTCACCTCTGCGTAGGGTCAACCAGGTAAACCCAAGCACAACCTGCTTCGCTACTGTGACTCCCTAACTACAAGGCAATACTAGGGCTAGTTGGCACCTGTTTTGTCAAAGTTTGCCGTTATCCACTTTGCTAGCTGCAGAGCTTAAAGTTCTCAATTGTTGTGCTGGAATTCAGTGTCGAGCTGGGCCTTTTAAAATTTGATAATGGATAATTATGTATAACAGCTTAAACTTTTAGCTAACATCAAGCACAGAAATATTCCTCGCCTGCCCTGTAGCTAGTGTTATGGTGCTGTCCACTGTGGTAGTTGATGTCATGGTTTTCCAGATGAGTAGCCCAGATGTCTTGTTCCTGTAGTCTTCTGTTTAAGCGAGACTAGAGTCACGTCCTTACATTCCTCCATTGTTTTGATGTGCTAGAGTCCTCGCAGAGTAAAACTCTTTGCATATTCATTGGCTGCTGCTTATTGTTGCGTAGCCAATCACCAGCTCAGAGACAGACTTAATATCTGGACCATGTCAATTGTGCATAACAATATTATCTTGAGTTGGTGGATGTTCTGTTTTTGAAGTGTGTACTTTGCAACTCTCCCACAGGCTATCTGGCTGCTGTGCACTGGTGCCAGAGAGGCTGCCTTCAGAAACATCAAGACCATCGCTGAGTGCTTGGCTGATGAGCTTATCAATGCCGCAAAGGTAAGTCAAGCATAGGGTTCCCCAGGTCTCTCTGAAACAATGTATTAGTTTTTGCCGTCTAACGTCACAATAGACCTCAAGTTCATTTATCTGggtaccatctttgcccatataaggagatctggATCtcatatgggcaaagatggcagctttgggtcGTTTTGGTAGGCACACTTGAGATCTATTTCATCCCACGGCAAGATGTGTAGTTCTGCTTAGAATCTGTGCAGAGCATACGAGACACCATGGACACAGTTGACCAGGAAGTCAAGGAGGGACAGAGTGAACAGGACTAGGCAGAGTGTAGTTTTAGTGGCAAGCATGGAGTTAGCTTCCTGATTAACAGGGGATCAAAGAGGTATATTTGACATGATGGTGCTGATTATTGCAATGGCGCTGGAATTGTTGATGGTAATGATGATAGTAAAGTAGGTCTCATAAAGTGAGAGGGCATTAATCACTCAATGTGAGATAGTGGAGCATAAGCTGTGTTTTTGTAGCTAGTTGCATACTGTAGGCATAGCTCCCTAATGCAGTTGCAATTTCAGTTTTCTGACTAGCTAACATTAACAATGTGGGCTAAGCCGTGTCAGTGAGGTCCTCATCCTGTCAGGAAAAGCTAATGATGCAATCCCCATTGCTTCACTGTGATCAAAAAATGTGTATCCGTTTAGATTAACTTGCATCTTAACAGGAAGAAACTGTTTATATTTATTCAGGAAGTCATGGTGGGCTATTTTGATCGATGACATTAGCAGTTGATACAAGAAGAGTTGTATAGGCATATGTGTCGATGTACCAAAGCAGTTGCTCTTTGTCCAGAACAGTTAAAATATTTAAGTGCACTAGTGAGATGTTATGGATGTTGAAGTAGTTAAGACAATTTAAACTCTGAAGTTGGCATTAAACATCTTAAATTTGACTTGCAAAACCCTGTACACTATTTCCAGATGTCTTGTTCCTACACTGTTCTGTTTAAGCGAGACTAGAGTCACGTCCTTACATTCCACTATTGTCTGGATGTGCTAGAGTCCTCGCAGAGTAAAACTCTTTGCATATTCATTGGCTGCTGCTTAACTGTTGCGCAGCCAATCACCAGCTCAGAAACACCAACCCCCCTACCCCAATTAGCCCCTTTCACAATTTCTGGATTTCCAGCTTCATTGAACTGAGGTTATTGATGCCTTGGCAGAGGAAAGCATCTTCCTGACCTTCCTCTAGACCGTTGCAGAAGAGTGACTTTCTACTACTGTTTACATCCACAAACCTAAACCATGGAAAAAATGCTGCATTTTTAATGTGTTTGACAGCAGACAACCGGCAATGGCTTTGAAAGTTCAGCGGAAGTTGGTTTACACGCTGGCGACATCTTGTGAAATAGGCTAATCTACAGGAGATCTAGTGCCTTCTGATGCACATTTACAATTGGacttaatcatgtttttttcttgctTCAGGGTTCCTCCAATTCCTACGCCATCAAGAAGAAGGATGAGCTGGAGAGAGTGGCCAAGTCTAACCGTTAAGCATGTCTGTCACTTTTTACAGAAGGAGGAAATAAAATTGATGGAAATACAAAAGCGGCTTCTGTTTCTTTAAGTAGTGTTGGAGTTAACAAATCAGGATTGAGCTTTACCAAAGTCCTTTagacaagtccctccactcggtggccatattgcagTGCACatatcccttttttttttttcctcccctctctcctccccactgGTGTCCTCATTAGGAAGTCTCTGGTTTTACACTCTACAAACTTTAAGGGGAAAACCTAGATGTGCTTACAAAGTGCCCCACACATTTATCAGAATCTTGTACAAGATATCTAGATGCAAAATCAATCCCCTTTATGCATCACTATAATTGTCCCAGCCATTTAGGTTGAAATCAGCCTTGGTGTTGGGAAAGCACCTCTGTCACGAACACTGTCAGTGGAGTTACAGCCTCTGTGTGTTGCCAGATCTTGGAAAAAATAGATAAAAGAAAGCCCATCATGCATGGACAGTCTTCTTTCAACCCGGATATGTCAGCATGGAAAAGTCACGACCCTCAAGAGAACAAAAACATCAATAGCCTAAACAGGCAAAAGCGCAGTGCCCCTTTTAGATGCGTTATAGCGCTCTAGTTGCACTTAGTTGTTAGCGATTGATCATGTTgcttttttaaatataatgCGTTTGTTAGTATAGGCTAGGAGATCCGCAACAAAGAGAAAAGTACCATCTTGGAGCATCAGCATTGCATCTTTATCTGGGAAATTACGTGGTTGATCTCCCCCAGTTTTTGTATTTCATCCGCTGTCCATCCCTGGGAGCCGAGATTGGATCTAGACTGCTCAGATATGCGCAAAGACAgtgcaaatataatttttgagTGGGCACAAAGAATGG from Alosa alosa isolate M-15738 ecotype Scorff River chromosome 20, AALO_Geno_1.1, whole genome shotgun sequence includes the following:
- the rps5 gene encoding 40S ribosomal protein S5; its protein translation is MTDWETAPAVAETPEIKLFGKWSTDDVQINDISLQDYIAVKEKYAKYLPHSGGRYAAKRFRKAQCPIVERLTNSMMMHGRNNGKKLMTVRIVKHAFEIIHLLTGENPLQVLVNAIINSGPREDSTRIGRAGTVRRQAVDVSPLRRVNQAIWLLCTGAREAAFRNIKTIAECLADELINAAKGSSNSYAIKKKDELERVAKSNR